The DNA window CTGTAGGCACACTGCCAAGATTAGAAACTATCACCGGTTTCTCACAAGCCATTGCCTGAATTATAGTTAAATCATAACCATTGACACGGATAGTTGCATTGACAAAGACATCGGCTAAATTATAAAACAGGGGTAACTCCTCATAAGGCACAAGTCCTGTGGTAATAATATTTTCCCTTAGTCCTGCTCTATCAATCAGTGTCTCTAAATCCTCTCGATAATCTCCATCACCTACGATGATTAATTTAGTCCCTGGAATACTCTTAAGGATAGCAGGCATAGCCAGGATAATGTTTTGGATTCCTTTTTCTTTAGTCAATCTGGCCACACCTAAAATAACTTTACCTGCTTGATTTATTTTGTATTTTTCTCTTAATTCGGTGCTCTTTTTAGGAGCAAATAAATGCGTATCAACTCCATTATAAACCACAAATATATCACTATCCCTGGTTTGATAAAGGAACTTTATGCGTTTTATTTGTTCATTACTTGTAGCAATGATGGCATCGGCTCTCATAAGAGCCTTACGAGATACAAAGGAATAATTATAAATATGATATAAAATCCTGCGTATAGATAAAAAGGCATTTCGTATATCTTTGTAGGAGGAAAGTAATACCCCCCAGGCAGATTTTAGCTCATCAAGGGTTGTTCCATGTAAAGAAATTACCGTTGGGATATTGTATTTTTTATTTAATCCCTTTAGAAGAAAAGGTATTCCTCCACCACTTTGACCATGAACAACATCAAATTTTTCCAGGGTATGTAACCTGATAAATTCCTGGACACTTTTTCTACACCATGCCCACGAATATTTACCAGGTCTTGTTCCTTTTATATAATATATTTCTATGCCATCGATAACCTCGTATTCTTTACCTTGTGGATGTTGGGTGCTAATCAAAATTACCTTATGACCTTTCTGGGCAAGTCCTTTACAAATCATCATCGTATGGTCTTCCAATCCACCTTTGGCATGTACCGGTATAGAGCGGGCTAACATACAAATTCTCATTCTTGATGCTCCTTCACTTTTGGTAACCGTTCACCGCAGAGACACAGAGACGCAGAGAAAAAATAAAATCTATTCACCAGAGACAGAAATTTCCTTTTTTTGTGCATTTCGGATCTTTCGTTGTTTATTAATCTTTTAATACGGACTTTCGACTAACTGTTTTTAAGCCTTTTTAAACACCGAAAAACGCGAAAAACACGAAAAAAAGATATTTCCTCTCTGTTCCTCTGCGTCTCTGCGGTAAATTACCACCTGAACGGTTACCACTTTTGCTCATTTTTGGGAGAATTTTAGCACAAATTTTATCCTATGTCAATAAAAATTTACACCCACCAGCAATTCTCGGTGAAA is part of the bacterium genome and encodes:
- a CDS encoding glycosyltransferase family 4 protein; translation: MRICMLARSIPVHAKGGLEDHTMMICKGLAQKGHKVILISTQHPQGKEYEVIDGIEIYYIKGTRPGKYSWAWCRKSVQEFIRLHTLEKFDVVHGQSGGGIPFLLKGLNKKYNIPTVISLHGTTLDELKSAWGVLLSSYKDIRNAFLSIRRILYHIYNYSFVSRKALMRADAIIATSNEQIKRIKFLYQTRDSDIFVVYNGVDTHLFAPKKSTELREKYKINQAGKVILGVARLTKEKGIQNIILAMPAILKSIPGTKLIIVGDGDYREDLETLIDRAGLRENIITTGLVPYEELPLFYNLADVFVNATIRVNGYDLTIIQAMACEKPVIVSNLGSVPTVITHNEDGILVPPGNIQILTQEIIRILQEKALAEKIAKKAREKIIRQFSLESMAEGTIKVYNSLTQKG